The window TGGCGTGTCCGCTTCCTTTACAAGGTAAGCGGGGAGGTGGGGAAAGAAATGTGCTAGGTGGACCTGGCCAGGAGATACAAgcgtttttttgtttttcacttttttcctttttcctttttccccaaTAGCAAATTAGCAAGCTAGCAATTGTACGCGGTGAAGGCGACAAGgtgggaaaaacaaaaaaaaaaaaaaaaaaaaaaaaatttcacacaAATGTCGGCATTTGCTTTTCAACCCATTTGGTATGCATAATTAACGCGAGAGTTTCGCgcaagtgtttttttttttttttttttcactcgtaaaagaaaaatacctTGGCAAAATGTTTGCTTCGcgtttaaaaatgtgaaaaataggtaaaaaaaaaaaaaaaaaaaaaaaaaaagaggggcaTTCGCAAAAGAGTAAACAGGTTAAACGTTGGAAGTAAGTATTATACATACGGTACGCATGGATAACGCAGGAGTATAATATACATACTCAATTTTCGTGGGTAATGAGCGCGCACATGTGAACGGGCACATTTTCACGCCCGCATACGCAGTAGTACATAACACTTCCGTACATACAATACATCATCACATACGCGCTACACTGCAACACCTCATACGAGcactttgtaaaaaataaaaagtgagAGGCGAACTGCAAATGGTGAATGGAGTGAGGAACGAAAGAGCAGGGGATGCAAGCTGATCCGATGTGGATTTCTAACTTCACCTTTGACATGGTTAACATATAACCCTTTAGTAATTgttaatttgaaaattttgccttccttttttgcccccttattttttgccttttttttcaccctctattctttttgtattttttttttttaaccttttcaaTTTCGATGAATAATTCCCCCGATCAGCAtaacacgaaaaaaaaaagaaaaaaaaaaaaaaaaaaaatacaaagttTTGCTTCTGTAATGTGACAAAATAaagtttttgtttcttttttccttttttttttttttttttttttttttttgtttttttcgttttatgtacatgtactaGAAGTGTATGCATATAGCATATagatttttacattttttttaagtgataATAAATACATGTTGTAAggataaaggggaaaaaaaaaaaaaaaaaaaataaagataaCAGACGAAAAGAGGAATATAACCTTTTTGATgagaataattaaaaatgttcatcATAAATTGGTAAGTCAAGGAGTGAACGCAAAAGCATATGAGGAGGGGATGGAAAATATGTTTTCCTCTGCTTCTTCGTTCGGTTAAACGTTTTCGCGTTCGACAGCGTGACCATTTGTCCCCTCTTTCCATACGTTTCTTCTCATCCGTCCCGTCTCATACCATTGCGCGTCTCCCTTTTGGAATtccacctccccccccctttaggTTTAGGGACATCTTGGCACATTTGGGCCTATCACAGAAGAGTGCAAGGATATTATTTTTAGGTACCACCACTACGCGCGTGAGGGGGGGTGCGCATACGCAcgaacacacacatacatacatacacacacacacgcacacacacacctatGTTACACGTGTGCAAACATAACACCGAGCGGAACGATGCCCTGTGGAAGGCCTCCCCAGAACGGGGAAGTACTCGTCGTTACGCAGATTGAgtagtgaaaataaaattaaaatgttcaGTAATGTGGGAGTGGAGAGCATAAACTGCCGAGCATTTCTCCACGTGCTTTTCCGGATGGATTGAGTGGAGCCTGTCCTTAAGTTCAACAACTGAGTGTCCACTTATCCACGTATACGTTGCAACGATCCCCCTTTCAACCATCACGTTCAAACTCTCCCATGCAGGTCTCGACAACGCCGGGAAGACAACTCTCCTGCACATGTTAAAAGACGATCGGGTGGCCCAGCATGTACCCACTTTGCACCCCCATTCAGAAGAACTAGTtgtgggaaaaataaaattcaaaaCATTTGACCTTGGAGGGCATGAAACGGCAAGAAGAATCTGGAGAGATTATTTCGCAGCAGTTGATGCTGTCGTATTTATGATCGATACAACGGACAGGTCCAGATTTGATGAGGCAAGAGAGGAGTTAAGGCACCTCCTTGAAACGGAAGAACTAAGTAATGTCCCCTTTGTTGTTTTAGGTAATAAAATAGACAAGCCTGATGCAGCTAGCGAAGATGAATTAAGACAACATTTAAATTTATTCTCCAATTTGACTGTACATAACATGAAGGGAAATTCAGGGGTCAGGCCAGTTGAGCTCTTCATGTGTAGCGTTATAAGAAGGATGGGTTACGCAGCGGCCTTCAAATGGATATCGCAGTTTTTGACGTGATGCATTTGGCGGTGAACAGGGCAACTGAGGCACCACGGAGGTAATGACAAGAATGACAGGCGTCGTCAGGTTTGATGGCGACATGGATCAACAGAGGATCAGGTGCGAATATCCCTAAGCGCAAACAAATCTTCAACACCGCCGcactttcctccccccccccccccttgttTAGAAgtgtatatatctatatgtataaatgcgcatgagcattttttttttttttttttcacccatgCACGTGCGCCCATATGTCCCCTGATGCGATTTCCGCGCCGACTTTACAGCTACTttgttacatatataaatgcgttcgtatatgtacagacgcatgcatatatatagcccatatgtttatgtgtacataaacaaaaggtTTAAAGTACATTATGaaatagcttttttttttttatttatttttaaccaaCACTCTTTGtctaatttatttaaaaaggaggatgaaTATCCAATTGCGGGAAGGGTACCTCTGTGCGCACGCACGTATGTAGGAGTTGTACACCTTTACAGAGAAGGCACACTCCTGGAGCAAATTTAGGTACCCCTTAATTTTTGACAAACGGAATGAGCTTTTAAAATGTGTGAGAATCACACCAACGGAAGGCTCATTGTGACTGCGTCGATTGCAGTCTACGACAGGGTGCGTTCAAGGAGTAGAAGGATTGGCAAAATAAGGGGGAGAGGGGGCATAAATGTAGAAGTCAGTGCAAACAAATGTACCATGCGAAATATCTTCATGTATTCACTTTTCCAATGTATATAAAGGTACAACGATGCGAAACATCTCAGCTAAATAGATAGCTGCATGATGACCACAGAAAAGTAACTCATTCCATGGAGACTATATCGCACAGTAGGAAAACAAACGGGGAAAAATgatgcacacatttttttttcgtgataAGGAGGGAACTGACTATTCGAAGAAGACACCAACCCCCCATTCCCTCAATCCTGTGTCCAATCCATCCctgtaaatgaaaaaaaaaaaaaaaactacttgTGAAAGATAgcctttttcctgttttcaagtgtcttcatcatttcctgtacaaaaaaaaaaaaaaaagaaaaaaagaaaaaaagaaaaaaagaaaaaaaaaaaaatatttcctccatAATGAACAAGATGGGTAAAATATTACCTGAACGGTGCAGGTAATATTTGGTGACAACTTTGTTTGCACACACGAATTGGCAGATTTGTGTAGCTACACTGGGGACGTAACTTCAACCATACGAAATAATAAAAGCATGCGTATAGAACTGCTTTCTcatcccccttttctttttcccctttgtggGATAAACAAAAGATGGTTATAAGAGCTTACCAAGTAATCTTCCCTGGATTCGTTGTTGTGGAACTCACTAGGCCACATCTTATACAGCTTGTTCAACAGATCACAATCAATTTTGTATCCTCCCTTAAAACCACGGAAGGCAGTGGAATTGCTATACATTCCCTCTCCATGGTCTATGTACTTATTGAGAGTAGCATTTCCATTGGTCCCTGTCTGGATTCCAGAAAGGTTAAAATATTCGTGGTAGATATACTGGTGCATgtcgaaattttttaaatcacgAAATTCGATGGAATTATACACATctgataattttttgttgTAAAATCCAATAACATGATTTTTAAAGCAAGTGACTGGAGTGCACtggaaattttcttccttcatttttatgtcgTTCTTCATATATTTCGGCACGGGAATATAGTACTCATTCTGCAGCATGTGTTGGAATGTTTGGTACGTGATGTCTTTGCTTATAAAGAGTAGTCCAccctttttgaatttttgtaACAAGTGGTCGTAATTGGGGAAGCCTTTTCTGTTGTCCAAATGGTTAACACGATTAGCACGTCTCAGACGCACGAAGGGGTCATCCTCCCAGAAGAGTTCTCCGTAGGCTGTTTGACCAACTTGGGGGGAAGGTTGTCCTTTGCGTAAATTTTTCGCATTATGATTATCTTCTTCACTTAAGTAATGGGCTGACATTTcatcgttttctttttcacgaACAAGCGGCACAGGGGAATGCAGATAAAGTCGCGAAATTTCATTTCCAACCGCAACATTGTTTCCGAAGAAGCGTACCACGTCAAAAAGGAATGTATATGAATTAATGTAGGTGTTGTATTGCCTTTTATTATTCGGATCATTTCCATACAGACAAAAGCAAATAGGCGCGTCGTAAAAGAGGAAGTTTTTTACAGACACACACTTGTTCAATTCTTTGGAGACATCCCCGCAGAGTTTCTTTAACcgcttttcgttttttttttttctctttttttcttccttcttttttcccctcaacTTTGCTCTTTTCATGGTATCCAGTATGTGCTGCACTCCTCCCTGGTTGTACAGGCAGAGCAGTTCCTTCATCTTGTATGCCTTTCTTAAGACTGAGATGGGGTATTTTCGTTTAACCGTTTCTATCTTTTCGGAGGctccttcccattttgttgcTTTAATCAGCGGTAGAGCTTCTCCGAGCGGCTTGTGCA of the Plasmodium knowlesi strain H genome assembly, chromosome: 5 genome contains:
- a CDS encoding small GTP-binding protein sar1, putative; the encoded protein is MFIINWFRDILAHLGLSQKSARILFLGLDNAGKTTLLHMLKDDRVAQHVPTLHPHSEELVVGKIKFKTFDLGGHETARRIWRDYFAAVDAVVFMIDTTDRSRFDEAREELRHLLETEELSNVPFVVLGNKIDKPDAASEDELRQHLNLFSNLTVHNMKGNSGVRPVELFMCSVIRRMGYAAAFKWISQFLT